One Triticum dicoccoides isolate Atlit2015 ecotype Zavitan chromosome 5B, WEW_v2.0, whole genome shotgun sequence genomic window carries:
- the LOC119312707 gene encoding mRNA-decapping enzyme-like protein isoform X2, whose translation MARRGGGGRRSKVMPNLGADREGTRLLNLTVLRRLDPAVADILITAASVTAYSFDQDTVRWSHKGVEGSLFVVKRNTQPRFQFLIMNRRNTENLVEDLLGGFDYKVEVPYIIYTNAAAEIIGIWFYEPEECEEVAHLFSR comes from the exons atggcgcggcgcggcggcggcgggaggcggagcAAGGTGATGCCGAACCTGGGGGCGGACCGGGAGGGCACGCGGCTGCTCAACCTCACCGTTCTGCGGCGCCTCGACCCCGCCGTCGCCGACATCCTCATCACCGCCGCCAGCGTCACCGCCTACAGCTTCGACCAGGACACGGTCCGATGG AGCCACAAGGGCGTGGAGGGGTCGCTCTTCGTCGTCAAGAG GAACACCCAACCCAGATTCCAGTTTCTCATCATGAATCGTCGAAATACAG AAAATCTGGTCGAGGATCTCCTGGGCGGTTTTGATTACAAGGTGGAAGTTCCTTACATAATATACACCAATGCTGCAGCCGAAATTATTGGAATTTGGTTCTATGAGCCTGAGGAATGTGAAGAAGTGGCACATCTTTTCAGTAGGTAA